A section of the Phormidium ambiguum IAM M-71 genome encodes:
- a CDS encoding aminoglycoside phosphotransferase family protein, whose product MSYTEDSVFQTIQQIRTPSAVEAVIGDAWSKWSGKQPHSVRVTPSLTNYKPFERARVMAEAAIVPDDSDETTVTLNLFFQIFANAQKAIEEAERGYSENFLHCDTPVFLIPDWHTVVWTLPNAPNMKELAHLLNPKQFCNLLVPPNELKGINEENYPTPKLFRYVPLKRSLLTWEHPTTHSRYFAKLINEDDADCVIRNFQLIDKVAQSDRLIFAVPRIVSYNPAVRTILMTEVSGTQFTEIMRRALPETFAQIGKVLAQVHQLDIDPEPVWTPEKELKTLSRHFNGAKLALPELGSRIDDAIDQLKNLSQQFSFPKNQPIHGNLFGDQIHYNSNKIGIVDWDMLSTGDPLYDVGRLIAHLIYLAGREEISPSAVNACAEALLKTYEAETKQPIDRSRLVWHIATQVLLRGKISSLRKLPEGWQAHLAFVVAECERLLNGESRYLSLPALKYGVLSEV is encoded by the coding sequence ATGAGTTATACCGAAGACTCAGTTTTCCAGACCATTCAGCAAATTCGCACACCAAGCGCAGTTGAAGCTGTAATCGGTGATGCTTGGAGCAAATGGTCTGGTAAGCAGCCCCACTCTGTACGGGTAACGCCCAGTCTAACTAACTACAAGCCATTTGAGCGGGCGCGAGTTATGGCTGAGGCAGCTATTGTACCGGATGACAGCGATGAAACAACTGTAACGCTCAACTTATTCTTTCAAATCTTTGCTAATGCTCAAAAAGCGATTGAAGAGGCAGAAAGAGGTTATAGCGAAAACTTTTTACACTGCGATACACCAGTATTTTTGATTCCCGATTGGCATACGGTTGTTTGGACGTTGCCGAATGCTCCAAATATGAAGGAGTTGGCACACTTATTAAACCCAAAACAGTTTTGCAATTTGTTAGTTCCACCTAATGAATTAAAGGGGATAAATGAGGAGAATTATCCCACGCCGAAACTGTTTCGTTATGTGCCATTAAAGCGATCGCTTCTCACTTGGGAACACCCAACTACGCACAGCCGTTACTTTGCCAAGCTGATTAATGAAGATGACGCAGATTGTGTGATCCGCAATTTTCAGCTAATCGATAAAGTGGCTCAAAGCGATCGATTAATATTCGCTGTTCCTCGCATTGTTTCATACAATCCTGCTGTTCGCACCATTTTAATGACTGAAGTTTCTGGCACTCAGTTTACAGAAATAATGCGTCGTGCTTTGCCCGAAACTTTTGCACAGATAGGAAAAGTCCTTGCACAAGTGCATCAATTAGATATCGATCCCGAACCAGTTTGGACACCCGAAAAAGAGTTAAAAACTCTCTCCCGTCACTTCAACGGCGCAAAGCTGGCACTTCCTGAACTCGGATCTAGAATTGATGATGCGATCGATCAATTAAAAAACTTATCCCAACAGTTTTCTTTCCCAAAAAATCAACCAATTCACGGCAATTTGTTCGGCGATCAAATTCATTACAATTCAAACAAAATCGGTATAGTTGACTGGGATATGCTTTCAACAGGCGATCCACTTTATGATGTTGGTCGTCTGATTGCTCATTTAATTTATCTAGCTGGAAGAGAAGAAATATCGCCGTCAGCTGTCAATGCTTGTGCAGAAGCTTTGCTAAAAACTTATGAAGCAGAAACTAAACAGCCGATCGATCGATCGCGTTTAGTTTGGCATATCGCTACCCAGGTGTTGCTGCGCGGTAAAATTTCGTCACTCAGAAAACTACCAGAAGGATGGCAAGCACATCTTGCTTTTGTCGTCGCTGAGTGCGAACGATTGCTAAATGGTGAAAGTCGTTATCTGTCTTTGCCAGCACTCAAATATGGGGTTTTATCAGAGGTATAG